In the Candidatus Methylomirabilota bacterium genome, one interval contains:
- the tenA gene encoding thiaminase II codes for MTFTKELWPAIDGIYAAILGHPFIRGLTDGTLPRESFRFYAVQDALYLREFARALSLAAARAPEDDWIIMFNEHAAGALKVERALHESFFQDFGLTPAQVAATPLAPTNLAYTSYLLAVAHGAPYHEAVAALLPCYWIYWEVGKHLEQTGSRDPLYARWIATYASEDFGGVVRAVLEATDRIAAGLGGAERQAMARHFVTTSRYEWMFWEMGYRREAWPL; via the coding sequence ATGACGTTCACCAAGGAGCTCTGGCCGGCGATCGATGGCATCTACGCGGCCATCCTGGGGCACCCGTTCATCCGCGGGCTCACCGACGGCACGCTGCCGCGCGAGAGCTTCCGCTTCTACGCCGTCCAGGACGCCCTCTATCTGAGGGAGTTCGCCCGGGCCCTGTCGCTGGCGGCCGCCCGGGCCCCGGAGGACGACTGGATCATCATGTTCAACGAGCACGCCGCCGGCGCGTTGAAGGTCGAGCGGGCGCTGCACGAGTCGTTCTTCCAGGACTTCGGTCTCACGCCGGCTCAGGTAGCGGCGACGCCGCTGGCGCCGACCAACCTGGCCTACACCAGCTATCTGCTGGCCGTCGCCCACGGCGCGCCGTACCACGAGGCGGTGGCGGCGCTGCTGCCCTGCTACTGGATCTACTGGGAAGTGGGCAAGCACCTCGAGCAGACGGGCTCCAGGGATCCCCTCTACGCCCGCTGGATCGCCACGTACGCCTCCGAGGACTTCGGCGGCGTGGTCCGTGCCGTCCTGGAGGCCACGGACCGGATCGCGGCGGGCCTGGGCGGGGCCGAGCGGCAGGCCATGGCGCGCCACTTCGTGACCACGAGCCGCTACGAGTGGATGTTCTGGGAGATGGGCTACCGCCGCGAGGCGTGGCCGCTGTGA
- a CDS encoding HAD family hydrolase, with product MKALLFDLDDTLLDYSSCQDACWEESCAAVAAPVGVDASALVAAIADVRRWFWNDPARHRAQRTDMVGAWARIAELGLARLGAAGDGLARRIAEDFAARRCAAERLFPDALATLEALRARGVPLGLVTNGDARLQRGKIARHALAPYFGVMVIEGEFGAGKPDAAVFRHALTGLGVAPAGTWMVGDHLVWDVDGAQRVGLRAAWIDRPRVGLPADQAVQPERIIHGLDELLDLAG from the coding sequence GTGAAGGCGCTGCTCTTCGACCTGGACGACACGCTGCTCGACTACTCGAGCTGTCAGGACGCCTGCTGGGAAGAGAGCTGCGCGGCCGTGGCCGCGCCCGTGGGCGTCGACGCGTCCGCCCTCGTCGCCGCTATCGCCGATGTCCGGCGGTGGTTCTGGAATGATCCAGCGCGCCACCGGGCCCAGCGCACCGACATGGTCGGGGCGTGGGCCAGGATCGCCGAGCTGGGTCTGGCCCGGCTGGGTGCCGCCGGCGACGGCCTGGCCCGGCGCATCGCCGAAGATTTCGCGGCGCGGCGGTGTGCCGCCGAACGCCTGTTCCCCGACGCCCTGGCCACCCTGGAGGCGCTGCGCGCGCGAGGCGTGCCGCTGGGACTGGTCACCAACGGCGATGCGCGACTGCAGCGCGGCAAGATCGCCCGCCACGCCCTGGCCCCGTACTTCGGGGTCATGGTCATCGAGGGGGAGTTCGGCGCCGGCAAGCCGGATGCGGCCGTGTTCCGCCACGCGCTCACCGGCCTCGGTGTCGCTCCCGCCGGGACCTGGATGGTGGGGGACCACCTGGTCTGGGACGTGGACGGCGCCCAGCGGGTGGGCCTGCGCGCCGCATGGATCGATCGGCCCCGCGTCGGCCTGCCGGCCGACCAGGCCGTGCAGCCCGAACGCATCATTCACGGTCTGGACGAGCTCCTCGACCTCGCCGGCTGA
- the pal gene encoding peptidoglycan-associated lipoprotein Pal: protein MRRVAILIAGLAVVVSGCATAKSRPPRAAAPAEVDVTGRWIGTWYGHGIVGIPREQDAFADFVQRGSGGRGVLTLDGAPAAEGVPAASRMAGLSGSRVFLEVAGSDLVLVHELGPRHLKARFRVDGDRMVGHISDAQPPVRIVLERQKPEPPKPAAAPTRPEPQVAAPPPPPPSAVEPAPTPPPPAVAMTPAPGSEAAEAKPEGAPRPAPDEFAEAPQLKAVHFDFDKSAIRPEDVAVLDESAEWLKGNEVLVLIEGHADERGTNEYNLALGERRAKAVREHLVNKGVAAERINTVSYGEERPACTDKNETCWKQNRRARTLIKGQ, encoded by the coding sequence ATGCGACGAGTCGCGATCCTGATCGCCGGTCTGGCGGTGGTCGTCTCGGGCTGCGCGACAGCCAAATCCCGGCCGCCGCGGGCCGCCGCGCCGGCGGAGGTGGACGTCACCGGCCGGTGGATCGGGACCTGGTACGGTCACGGCATCGTTGGGATCCCGCGCGAGCAGGACGCGTTCGCCGACTTCGTACAGCGAGGGTCCGGGGGGCGCGGGGTCCTCACCCTGGACGGGGCTCCGGCCGCGGAGGGGGTGCCAGCCGCCTCGCGAATGGCCGGCCTCTCCGGATCCCGCGTGTTCCTCGAGGTGGCCGGCTCGGACCTCGTGCTCGTTCACGAGCTCGGGCCCCGGCATCTGAAAGCGCGGTTCCGGGTGGACGGGGACCGGATGGTCGGTCACATCAGCGACGCCCAGCCGCCCGTGCGCATCGTGCTGGAACGGCAGAAGCCGGAGCCGCCCAAGCCGGCGGCCGCCCCGACGCGCCCGGAGCCTCAGGTCGCCGCCCCACCGCCGCCACCGCCGTCGGCTGTCGAGCCCGCGCCCACGCCGCCCCCGCCGGCCGTGGCCATGACGCCGGCTCCGGGGAGCGAGGCGGCCGAGGCGAAGCCCGAGGGCGCTCCGCGTCCGGCCCCGGACGAATTCGCGGAGGCCCCGCAGCTCAAGGCGGTGCACTTCGACTTCGACAAGTCCGCCATTCGCCCGGAGGACGTCGCCGTCCTGGACGAGAGCGCCGAGTGGCTCAAGGGCAACGAGGTCCTGGTGCTCATCGAGGGCCACGCCGACGAGCGGGGTACCAACGAGTACAACCTCGCGCTCGGCGAGCGGCGCGCCAAGGCCGTGCGTGAGCACCTGGTGAACAAGGGTGTCGCGGCCGAGCGCATCAACACGGTGAGCTACGGCGAGGAGCGGCCGGCCTGCACCGACAAGAACGAAACCTGCTGGAAGCAAAACCGCCGCGCCCGCACCCTCATCAAAGGGCAGTAG
- a CDS encoding enoyl-CoA hydratase, which produces MAEDLLEIVKDGVAVLTLNRPDRLNALSPRMLDGLLSALPRLADDPAVGAVVLTGAGRAFCAGGDVKAMAEAREAEGVTLEERAHALRKRMEVSRWLHELPTPTIAMVRGAAAGAGLSLALACDLRIAADSARFGTAFARVGYPGDFGGSFFLTALVGTAKARELYFTADLVDAAEAHRLGLVNRVVPDARLEDETMALATRLARGPRIAYRYVKRNLNAAEHATLAEVLDLEAWHQSRCGLTEDHREAARAFVEKREPVFRGR; this is translated from the coding sequence GTGGCCGAGGACTTGTTGGAAATCGTCAAGGACGGTGTGGCAGTGCTCACCCTCAACCGACCGGACCGGCTCAACGCCCTGTCCCCCCGCATGCTGGATGGGCTGCTGAGCGCTCTGCCCCGGCTGGCCGACGATCCCGCGGTCGGGGCCGTGGTGCTGACGGGCGCGGGCCGGGCGTTCTGCGCGGGCGGGGACGTCAAGGCCATGGCCGAGGCCCGGGAGGCGGAAGGGGTGACGCTGGAGGAACGGGCCCACGCGCTGCGGAAGAGAATGGAGGTCTCGCGCTGGCTCCACGAGCTGCCCACGCCGACGATCGCGATGGTGCGGGGCGCGGCGGCCGGCGCCGGGCTCTCCCTGGCCCTGGCGTGCGACCTGCGCATCGCCGCCGACAGCGCTCGCTTCGGCACCGCCTTCGCCCGTGTGGGCTACCCGGGCGACTTCGGCGGCTCGTTCTTCCTGACCGCGCTCGTGGGCACCGCCAAGGCCCGCGAGCTCTACTTCACCGCCGACCTGGTCGACGCCGCCGAGGCCCACCGACTGGGCCTGGTCAACCGCGTCGTCCCCGACGCCCGGCTGGAGGACGAGACGATGGCGCTGGCCACCCGGCTCGCTCGCGGGCCCCGGATCGCGTACCGCTACGTGAAGCGCAACTTGAACGCGGCCGAGCACGCCACCCTCGCCGAGGTCCTCGACCTGGAAGCGTGGCATCAGAGCCGCTGCGGGCTCACGGAGGACCACCGGGAGGCGGCGCGCGCGTTCGTGGAGAAGCGGGAGCCCGTGTTCCGCGGCCGGTGA
- a CDS encoding ABC transporter substrate-binding protein, protein MHRSKVLVVILALLVLGAGASGAAAQDKPRYGGILNWYVYGDPGRLDIHAESPLSVQQALAGIYSGLLHHDPDDPTKIVGDLAERWTVSPDGKVYTFELRKGVKWHDGQPFTSADVKASLDRVLNPNFKSPRCGSMLKPVVASVEAVNPHTFQVNLKFPAAPFVEYVGSAWCRIVAKHVLEKFGNDLSRPEAQIGTGPFKFKRYERGSIIEWEKNKDYFVKGLPYLDGVKQFILVGGPTQIAAAKAGRIHLWDTWPPLRKTEADELKRARGDAVDVSQNSIATIALIYMHTKKPPFDNPDLRRAVNLAIDRQDLVGKAFEGAGVACALLDPKLFTDFALPLAEVNKMPGCRQPKDQDLAEAKRLVAKHYPNGLDIEAAVRSVGGYVDRAQLIMSQLRKVGIRGTIKTYESAAGFAVYGKGDFTFIAIQDRAMVTSDPADMFSLIYTTPAGSNWGKWSDPKVDELAERALKESDRAKRARLYHELQRHILNAPVSAVPVAWVEGFHFRDKKVRGHKWAPTVYDNNTFMKVWLAQ, encoded by the coding sequence ATGCACCGGTCGAAGGTCCTCGTGGTCATCCTCGCGCTCCTCGTGCTCGGCGCCGGCGCCTCCGGCGCCGCCGCCCAGGACAAGCCGCGGTACGGCGGCATCCTCAACTGGTACGTCTACGGCGATCCCGGCCGGCTCGACATCCACGCCGAGTCACCTCTGTCCGTCCAGCAGGCCCTCGCCGGCATCTACTCGGGCCTGCTCCACCACGACCCCGACGACCCCACGAAGATCGTCGGCGACCTGGCCGAGCGGTGGACGGTCTCGCCGGACGGCAAGGTCTACACCTTCGAGCTGCGCAAGGGCGTCAAGTGGCACGACGGGCAGCCCTTCACCTCCGCCGACGTGAAGGCCAGCCTCGACCGCGTGTTGAACCCCAACTTCAAGAGTCCCCGCTGCGGCTCCATGCTCAAGCCCGTGGTGGCCAGCGTGGAGGCCGTGAACCCGCACACCTTCCAGGTGAATTTGAAATTCCCGGCCGCGCCGTTCGTCGAGTATGTCGGCTCGGCCTGGTGCCGGATCGTCGCCAAGCACGTGCTGGAGAAGTTCGGCAACGATCTCTCGCGCCCCGAGGCGCAGATCGGGACGGGCCCCTTCAAGTTCAAGCGCTACGAGCGGGGCAGCATCATCGAGTGGGAGAAGAACAAGGACTACTTCGTCAAGGGCCTGCCCTACCTGGACGGGGTGAAGCAGTTCATCCTGGTCGGCGGCCCCACCCAGATCGCGGCCGCCAAGGCGGGACGCATCCATCTCTGGGACACCTGGCCGCCGCTGAGAAAGACCGAGGCCGATGAGCTGAAGCGGGCCCGCGGGGATGCGGTCGACGTCAGCCAGAACTCGATCGCCACGATCGCGTTGATCTACATGCACACCAAGAAGCCGCCCTTCGACAATCCCGACCTCCGCCGGGCCGTCAACCTGGCCATCGACCGCCAGGACCTCGTCGGCAAGGCCTTCGAGGGCGCCGGCGTCGCCTGCGCCCTCCTGGACCCCAAGCTGTTCACCGACTTCGCCCTGCCGCTGGCCGAAGTCAACAAGATGCCCGGCTGCCGGCAGCCGAAAGACCAGGACCTCGCCGAGGCCAAGCGGCTGGTCGCCAAGCACTACCCGAACGGGTTGGACATCGAGGCGGCCGTCCGCTCGGTGGGCGGCTACGTCGACCGCGCCCAGCTCATCATGTCGCAGCTGAGGAAGGTCGGCATCCGCGGCACGATCAAGACCTACGAGAGCGCTGCCGGCTTCGCCGTCTACGGCAAAGGCGACTTCACATTCATCGCCATCCAGGATCGCGCGATGGTGACCTCCGACCCGGCCGACATGTTCTCGCTCATCTACACGACGCCGGCCGGCAGCAACTGGGGCAAGTGGTCCGATCCGAAGGTCGACGAGCTGGCCGAGCGCGCGCTCAAGGAAAGCGACCGCGCCAAGCGCGCCCGTCTCTACCATGAGCTGCAGCGCCACATCCTGAACGCCCCGGTGTCGGCGGTGCCGGTGGCCTGGGTCGAGGGGTTCCACTTCCGGGACAAGAAGGTCCGCGGCCACAAGTGGGCACCCACCGTCTACGACAACAACACCTTCATGAAGGTCTGGCTGGCCCAGTAA
- a CDS encoding ABC transporter permease produces the protein MPGSIPGSGTPDLAGGRLAVRVPDVAAVQGWRQPAARALGGLRWFVARQPLGAIGAVIILLLIATAVFAPQLAPHGAKDAAFAPYLPPSAEFPMGTDHLGRDMLSRVIWGARLSLYVGLLSVGLGVTLGGLWGVITGYFGGLADSLSQRIVDSVMALPPIILALSLMAALGQSVDNVIVALAILLGPTAARTLRSVTLGLKETPFVEAARAAGGSQWRVIFRHVLPNTFATYIVLATVNIAYAIVVEASLSFLGLGAPPDEPSWGGMLTAGVQALETAPWMIFFPGVAISLTVFGLNLLGDAIRDMTDPRLRGGLG, from the coding sequence ATGCCTGGCTCGATCCCCGGATCCGGTACGCCTGACCTGGCCGGCGGTCGGCTCGCCGTCCGCGTGCCCGACGTGGCGGCCGTCCAGGGCTGGCGTCAACCGGCGGCCCGCGCGCTCGGCGGGCTGCGGTGGTTCGTCGCCCGCCAGCCCCTGGGGGCCATCGGCGCGGTGATCATCCTGCTGCTCATCGCCACCGCGGTCTTCGCCCCTCAGCTCGCCCCCCACGGCGCCAAAGATGCCGCGTTCGCCCCCTACCTGCCGCCCAGCGCCGAGTTCCCGATGGGGACGGACCACCTGGGCCGGGACATGTTGAGCCGGGTCATCTGGGGCGCCCGGCTCTCTCTCTACGTGGGGCTGCTGTCCGTGGGCCTGGGCGTCACCCTCGGCGGTCTGTGGGGGGTCATCACCGGCTACTTCGGCGGCCTGGCGGATTCGCTGAGTCAGCGCATCGTCGACAGCGTGATGGCCTTGCCACCCATCATCCTGGCACTGTCGCTCATGGCCGCGCTCGGCCAGTCCGTCGACAACGTGATCGTGGCCCTGGCGATCCTGCTCGGCCCCACCGCCGCGCGCACGCTGCGCTCGGTAACGCTCGGCCTCAAGGAGACGCCCTTCGTGGAGGCGGCCCGCGCGGCCGGCGGCTCGCAGTGGCGGGTCATCTTCCGCCACGTCTTGCCGAACACCTTCGCCACCTATATCGTGCTGGCCACCGTGAACATCGCCTACGCCATCGTGGTGGAGGCCTCCCTGAGCTTTCTCGGCCTGGGCGCGCCGCCCGACGAGCCGTCGTGGGGCGGCATGCTCACCGCCGGCGTGCAGGCCCTGGAGACGGCCCCCTGGATGATCTTCTTCCCGGGCGTGGCCATCAGCCTGACCGTGTTCGGGCTGAACCTGCTCGGCGACGCCATCCGTGACATGACCGATCCCCGGCTCCGGGGCGGCCTCGGCTGA
- a CDS encoding ABC transporter permease, which produces MHKYVLRRLLFFAPSLLGASLLIFVLLRVVPGDIAEILVYQTGSESSAVQEKQIQQIRAELGLDQPVALQYLSWLGGALRWDFGYSYTQRRPVTEILWERFPRSMELAFLTIVVAVLWAVPLGVVSAVRQNTWLDHAVRVVSISGLSLPIFFTGVLILYALVRTFGWMPPLEFVSFLDDPAENLKQLVWPTLAQAYYISAPIMRLTRSQMLEVVRQDYVRTARAKGLAERAVVYRHALSNSLLPVITFIGWWGGRLLGGIVIMEIIFAVPGMGTALVQAVSYRDYPTVQAIVLVMALVFLTVNLVVDLLYAWLDPRIRYA; this is translated from the coding sequence ATGCACAAGTACGTCCTCCGGCGCCTCTTGTTCTTCGCCCCCTCGTTGCTGGGCGCCTCGCTGCTGATCTTCGTGCTCCTGCGCGTGGTGCCCGGCGACATCGCCGAGATCCTCGTCTATCAGACCGGCAGCGAGTCGAGCGCGGTGCAGGAAAAGCAGATCCAGCAGATCCGGGCCGAGCTGGGCCTCGATCAGCCGGTGGCCCTGCAGTACCTGAGCTGGCTGGGCGGGGCCCTGCGCTGGGATTTCGGCTACTCCTACACGCAGCGGCGACCGGTCACGGAGATCCTCTGGGAGCGCTTCCCCCGCTCCATGGAGCTCGCCTTTCTCACCATCGTGGTCGCCGTCCTGTGGGCGGTCCCGCTGGGCGTCGTCTCGGCGGTGCGTCAGAACACCTGGCTCGACCACGCGGTGCGCGTGGTGAGCATCAGCGGGCTCAGCCTGCCCATCTTCTTCACCGGTGTCCTCATCCTCTACGCGCTGGTACGCACCTTCGGCTGGATGCCCCCGCTGGAGTTCGTGTCCTTCCTGGACGACCCCGCCGAGAATCTCAAGCAGCTCGTGTGGCCGACGCTGGCCCAGGCCTACTACATCAGCGCGCCCATCATGCGGCTGACCCGGTCGCAGATGCTCGAGGTCGTCCGCCAGGACTACGTACGGACGGCCCGGGCCAAGGGCCTGGCCGAGCGGGCCGTGGTCTACCGCCACGCGCTGAGCAACTCGCTCCTGCCGGTGATCACCTTCATCGGCTGGTGGGGCGGGCGGCTCCTCGGCGGCATCGTGATCATGGAGATCATCTTCGCGGTCCCGGGCATGGGTACGGCGCTGGTCCAGGCCGTCAGCTACCGGGACTACCCGACCGTCCAGGCCATCGTGCTGGTCATGGCCCTCGTGTTCCTCACCGTGAACCTGGTGGTGGACCTTCTCTATGCCTGGCTCGATCCCCGGATCCGGTACGCCTGA
- a CDS encoding tetratricopeptide repeat protein, translating to MSDADDRARATELWQEAYRRQMQGDLEAAIELYRRSIAAHPTAEAHTFLGWTLSFQGRLEEATRECLKAIEVDPDFGNPYNDIGVYLMQQDKLDEAIPWLEKAKRAPRYEPRQFPYMNLGRIFMRKGRWADAVRELEGAVQMAPADAETRKALHALLGRLNGHASPPAALR from the coding sequence ATGAGCGACGCCGACGATCGGGCGCGGGCGACGGAGCTGTGGCAGGAGGCCTACCGGCGGCAGATGCAGGGTGACCTCGAGGCCGCCATCGAGCTCTACCGGCGGTCGATCGCCGCGCATCCCACCGCCGAAGCCCACACGTTCCTCGGCTGGACGCTGAGCTTTCAGGGGCGCCTGGAGGAAGCCACCCGGGAATGCCTCAAGGCCATCGAGGTCGATCCGGACTTCGGCAACCCCTACAACGACATCGGCGTGTATTTGATGCAGCAGGACAAGCTCGACGAGGCCATCCCCTGGCTGGAGAAGGCCAAGCGGGCTCCCCGCTACGAGCCGCGGCAGTTCCCCTACATGAACCTCGGCCGCATCTTCATGCGCAAGGGGCGCTGGGCCGATGCGGTTCGCGAGCTCGAGGGCGCCGTGCAGATGGCCCCTGCCGATGCCGAGACGCGCAAGGCCCTGCACGCCCTGCTGGGCCGGCTCAACGGACACGCCTCGCCCCCGGCCGCGCTGCGCTGA
- a CDS encoding alpha/beta fold hydrolase, with amino-acid sequence MRPPRLTIDLRPADVGLAVEDVSIRAADGVRLSAWLAARPGRPAVVLLHGYPADKRDLLPLAAVFHRHFTVLLVDLRSFGQSEGRVTTLGHRERDDLKRALDVLQQRGLGPVGVFGFSLGGAVALLTAAEDQRIRAVAAYAPFADLRDLGRDLYRGLWLLREPLVGLMRLWSRLLLGADITRPSPEQAARRLSVPVMLVHSRADEQIPFHHAERLVRALADNSQARFVFSDDGYHGALGSGLQERLAQFFLGSLH; translated from the coding sequence GTGCGGCCGCCCCGACTCACCATCGACCTGCGCCCGGCCGATGTCGGCCTGGCCGTAGAGGACGTGTCGATCCGCGCGGCCGACGGGGTGCGCCTCTCAGCCTGGCTCGCGGCGCGTCCCGGGCGGCCGGCCGTGGTGCTCCTGCACGGCTATCCGGCCGACAAGCGAGATCTGCTGCCGCTGGCCGCCGTGTTCCACCGGCACTTCACCGTGCTCCTGGTCGATCTACGCTCCTTCGGCCAGAGTGAGGGCCGGGTCACCACGCTCGGGCATCGTGAGCGCGACGACCTGAAGCGGGCCCTCGACGTGCTCCAGCAGCGCGGGCTCGGCCCCGTGGGAGTGTTCGGCTTCTCACTCGGCGGGGCGGTGGCGCTGCTGACCGCCGCCGAAGACCAGCGCATCCGCGCGGTCGCGGCCTATGCCCCGTTTGCCGACTTGCGGGATCTGGGCCGCGATCTCTACCGCGGCCTGTGGCTCCTGCGCGAGCCGCTGGTGGGCCTCATGCGCCTGTGGTCCCGGCTGCTCCTGGGCGCCGACATCACGCGCCCGTCCCCGGAACAGGCGGCCCGGCGACTGAGCGTGCCCGTGATGCTCGTCCACAGCCGGGCGGACGAGCAGATTCCCTTTCACCACGCCGAGCGCCTGGTCCGGGCGCTCGCCGACAACTCCCAGGCCCGGTTCGTCTTCAGCGACGACGGCTATCACGGCGCGCTGGGCTCGGGCCTGCAAGAGCGTCTCGCCCAGTTCTTCCTGGGCTCCTTGCACTAG
- a CDS encoding ABC transporter substrate-binding protein, translated as MSVGRGIGRVWLTAAGLLVATATAALAGSPTEQVRQYTDHVQRILHDTSLPQADKRAAVSKIAHEVFDLTETARRALGRHWQGRTPAQQAEFVQLFADLLERTYVAKVDYYGGEQVHFTAETVDGDYAVVRGKVVTRQRTEIPVEARLHQRDGRWLIYDVIIESVSLVGNYRSQFDRIIRSGSYEELVRRLKTRRDEFVPVKERRPTRS; from the coding sequence GTGAGCGTCGGACGGGGGATCGGGCGGGTGTGGCTGACGGCGGCGGGGCTGCTGGTGGCTACGGCCACGGCCGCGCTGGCCGGGTCGCCCACCGAGCAGGTGCGGCAGTACACCGACCACGTGCAGCGCATCCTCCACGACACCTCGCTGCCGCAAGCGGACAAGCGCGCCGCCGTCAGCAAGATCGCGCACGAGGTGTTCGACCTGACCGAGACGGCCAGGCGGGCGCTGGGCCGTCACTGGCAGGGCCGAACGCCGGCCCAGCAGGCGGAGTTCGTCCAGCTCTTCGCCGACCTGTTGGAGCGGACGTACGTGGCCAAGGTCGACTACTACGGCGGCGAGCAGGTGCACTTCACGGCAGAGACGGTCGACGGGGACTACGCGGTCGTCCGCGGCAAGGTCGTCACCCGGCAGCGCACGGAGATTCCCGTCGAGGCCCGCCTGCACCAGCGCGATGGCCGCTGGCTCATTTACGACGTCATCATCGAGAGTGTCAGCCTGGTGGGGAACTATCGCTCGCAATTCGACCGGATCATCCGGTCGGGCTCGTACGAGGAGCTGGTACGGCGGTTGAAAACCCGGCGTGACGAATTCGTGCCCGTCAAGGAGCGTCGGCCGACCCGCTCCTGA
- the acs gene encoding acetate--CoA ligase — translation MPTAKTTTRRDEPIEALLKEGRKFPPPKEFANRAVVSSPAIYKEGRANPVRFWEKQARQLRWMKPWKKALDWKLPYAKWFVGGRLNVSDNCLDRHVEGPRRNKAALIWEGEPGDSRVLTYWDLYREVNQFAAALKRHGVKKGDAVTIYMPMIPELPIAMLACARIGAPHSVVFGGFSPESLRDRINDCKSKIIITTDGGYRRGGKVPLKKNTDDALKECPFVTTVVVYKRTGQEIDWQRDRDVWWDDFVKGADAYVKPEPMDAEDMLYLLYTSGSTGRPKGIVHTTGGYLTGITATHRMIFDIKEEDVFWCTADIGWVTGHSYIVYGPLANGTTGVMYEGTPDYPDKDRFWRIVEKYGITILYTAPTAIRTFVRWGEEYPKRCNLSSLRLLGTVGEPINPEAWVWYWKVIGGGRCPIVDTWWQTETGQILISPLPGITICKPGSATLPFPGIDADVVNDKGESVDAGYLVLKKPWPAMLRGIYGDPERYHKQYWSQIPGMYFTGDGAKRDKDGYFWLLGRIDDVMNISGHRVSTMEVESALVDHPSVAEAAVIGRTHEIKGQAIAAFVTIKVGRTATEGLKAEIKEHVAKKIGALARPDDVIYAAELPKTRSGKIMRRLLRDVAEGRALGDTTTLADANVVAELKHKYEDKEG, via the coding sequence ATGCCGACAGCCAAGACGACCACGCGACGCGACGAACCCATCGAGGCCCTGCTCAAGGAGGGCCGTAAGTTTCCGCCGCCGAAGGAGTTCGCCAACCGCGCCGTCGTGTCGAGTCCGGCCATCTACAAGGAGGGCAGGGCCAATCCCGTCCGCTTCTGGGAAAAGCAGGCCCGCCAGCTGCGCTGGATGAAGCCGTGGAAGAAGGCGCTGGACTGGAAGCTGCCCTACGCCAAGTGGTTCGTCGGCGGCAGGCTCAACGTCTCCGACAATTGCCTGGACCGCCACGTGGAGGGGCCGCGGCGCAACAAGGCCGCCCTCATCTGGGAAGGGGAGCCCGGCGACAGTCGCGTGCTCACGTACTGGGACCTCTACCGCGAGGTCAACCAGTTCGCCGCCGCCCTCAAGCGGCACGGCGTCAAGAAGGGCGACGCCGTCACCATCTACATGCCGATGATCCCCGAGCTGCCCATCGCCATGCTGGCCTGCGCCCGGATCGGCGCCCCCCACAGCGTGGTGTTCGGCGGCTTCTCGCCGGAATCGCTCCGCGACCGGATCAACGACTGCAAGTCCAAGATCATCATCACCACCGACGGCGGCTACCGGCGCGGCGGCAAGGTGCCGCTCAAGAAGAACACCGACGACGCGCTCAAGGAATGCCCGTTCGTGACGACGGTCGTCGTGTACAAGCGGACCGGGCAGGAGATCGACTGGCAGCGCGACCGGGACGTCTGGTGGGACGACTTCGTCAAGGGCGCCGACGCCTACGTCAAGCCGGAGCCCATGGACGCCGAGGACATGCTGTACCTGCTCTACACCTCGGGCTCGACGGGCAGGCCCAAGGGCATCGTGCACACCACCGGCGGGTATCTCACGGGGATCACCGCCACCCACCGGATGATCTTCGACATCAAGGAGGAGGACGTCTTCTGGTGCACCGCCGACATCGGCTGGGTCACCGGTCACTCCTACATCGTGTACGGCCCGCTCGCCAACGGGACGACCGGGGTGATGTACGAGGGCACCCCGGATTACCCGGACAAGGACCGGTTCTGGCGGATCGTCGAGAAATACGGCATCACCATCCTGTACACGGCCCCGACGGCCATTCGCACCTTCGTCCGCTGGGGCGAGGAGTATCCCAAGCGCTGCAATCTGTCCTCCCTGCGCCTGCTGGGGACGGTGGGGGAGCCGATCAACCCCGAGGCCTGGGTGTGGTACTGGAAGGTGATCGGGGGCGGCCGCTGCCCCATCGTGGACACCTGGTGGCAGACGGAGACGGGTCAGATCCTGATCTCGCCGCTGCCGGGCATCACGATCTGCAAGCCGGGCTCGGCTACTCTCCCGTTCCCGGGCATCGACGCGGACGTGGTGAACGACAAGGGCGAGTCGGTGGACGCCGGCTACCTGGTCCTCAAGAAGCCGTGGCCGGCCATGTTGCGGGGCATCTACGGCGACCCCGAGCGGTACCACAAGCAGTACTGGAGCCAGATCCCTGGCATGTACTTCACCGGCGACGGGGCCAAGCGCGACAAGGACGGCTATTTCTGGCTCCTCGGCCGCATCGACGATGTCATGAACATCTCCGGCCACCGCGTGTCCACCATGGAGGTGGAATCCGCGCTCGTCGACCATCCATCGGTGGCCGAGGCGGCGGTGATCGGGCGGACCCACGAGATCAAGGGGCAGGCCATCGCCGCCTTCGTCACGATCAAGGTGGGGCGGACGGCGACGGAGGGTCTCAAGGCGGAGATCAAGGAGCACGTGGCCAAGAAGATCGGCGCGCTGGCCCGGCCCGACGACGTGATTTACGCCGCCGAGCTGCCCAAGACGCGCAGCGGCAAGATCATGCGCCGGCTGCTCCGCGACGTGGCCGAGGGGCGGGCCCTGGGCGACACGACCACCCTGGCCGACGCCAACGTGGTGGCCGAGCTCAAG